From a single Phacochoerus africanus isolate WHEZ1 chromosome 11, ROS_Pafr_v1, whole genome shotgun sequence genomic region:
- the ANGEL2 gene encoding protein angel homolog 2 isoform X1, whose amino-acid sequence MGTWPRMRLNLPACFAARPGGPTSSDGEPLVLYAAKSAVEVGADPEAWESDACRGERWKRGAVYPMLPHHQKSLGRDWTTPWENLQRCCWNRHISSCMRWPGHYSRAPYPYFSSRHFSLNWRPPCLFESRTQFQSWNWRPDNLSQTSLIHLSSYIMNSEGDEPSSKRRKHQGTIKRHWEYMCNHNKEKTKILGEKNGDPVCDNSENKFDFSVMSYNILSQDLLEDNSHLYRHCRQPVLHWSFRFPNILKEIEHFDADVLCLQEVQEDHYGTEIRPSLESLGYHCEYKMRTGKKPDGCAICFKHSKFSLLSVNPVEFFRPNVPLLDRDNVGLVLLLQPKSPSAASPAICVANTHLLYNPRRGDIKLTQLAMLLAEISSVAHQKDGSFCPIVICGDFNSVPGSPLYSFIKEGKLNYEGLAIGKVSGQEQSSRGQRILSIPIWPPNLGISQNCVYEVQQVPKVEKTGSDLTQTQVDKAEVLVTDEKLSSNLQHHFSLSSVYSHYFPETGIPEVTTCHSRSAITVDYIFYSAEKEGVAGQQGAGVALVGGLKLLARLSLLTEQDLWTVNGLPNENNSSDHLPLLAKFRLDL is encoded by the exons ATGGGGACTTGGCCGCGGATGAGACTGAACCTCCCAGCATGCTTTGCAGCGCGGCCGGGAGGCCCGACGTCTAGTGATGGGGAACCCCTGGTGCTTTACGCCGCCAAATCGGCTGTAGAGGTTGGAGCTGATCCCGAGGCCTGGGAATCGGACGCCTGCAGAGGGGAAAGATGGAAGCGTGGCGCTGT ataCCCCATGTTACCCCATCACCAGAAGAGTCTGGGCAGAGACTGGACCACACCGTGGGAGAATCTGCAGAGGTGTTGCTGGAACAGACATATTTCTAGTTGTATGAGGTGGCCTGGACATTATTCTCGTGCTCCTTACCCGTACTTCAGTAGTAGGCATTTTTCGCTAAATTGGAGACCACCTTGTTTGTTTGAGTCTAGAACTCAGTTTCAGTCCTGGAACTGGAGACCTGACAACCTGAGCCAGACGTCTTTGATTCATCTCTCTAGTTACATCATGAACTCTGAGGGAGATGAGCCTTCATCAAAACGGAGAAAACACCAAG GCACAATAAAACGGCATTGGGAATATATGTGTaatcataataaagaaaaaacgAAGAtcctaggagaaaaaaatggtgaTCCTGTGTGTGACAACAGTGAAAACAAGTTTGACTTTTCAGTGATGTCCTATAATATACTTTCACAAGATTTATTGGAAGACAATTCACACCTTTATAGACACTGCCGGCAGCCAGTATTACACTGGAGTTTTAGGTTTCCCAATATTCTGAAAGAAATTGAACACTTTGATGCAGAT GTACTTTGTTTGCAAGAAGTTCAAGAAGATCATTATGGAACAGAAATCAGGCCAAGTTTGGAATCATTGG gcTATCACTGTGAATACAAGATGCGGACAGGAAAGAAACCTGATGGCTGTGCCATTTGCTTCAAACATTCCAAATTTTCGCTCTTATCCGTGAACCCAGTGGAATTCTTCCGCCCTAATGTTCCTCTGTTggacagagacaatgttggattaGTGTTACTCTTGCAGCCCAAAAGTCCCAGTGCTGCTTCTCCCGCAATCTGTGTAGCTAACACACATCTGCTGTATAATCCGAGGCGAGGTGATATTAAGCTGACTCAGTTGGCAATGCTTCTGGCAGAGATTTCCAGTGTTGCCCATCAGAAAGATGGCAGCTTCTGCCCCATTGTTATATGTGGTGACTTTAATTCTGTTCCCGGTTCTCCACTCTATAGTtttataaaggaaggaaaattgaATTATGAAGGACTTGCCATAGGAAAG GTATCTGGCCAGGAACAGTCTTCACGGGGACAAAGAATTTTATCTATTCCAATTTGGCCCCCAAACCTAGGTATCTCACAGAACTGTGTGTATGAGGTACAACAGGTACCCAAAGTAGAAAAGACAG GCAGTGATCTGACACAGACACAGGTGGACAAAGCAGAGGTCCTAGTAACAGATGAAAA atTATCTTCAAATTTACAGCACCATTTTAGCTTGTCATCTGTTTATTCACATTACTTTCCTGAGACTGGAATTCCAGAAGTGACCACTTGTCATTCCCGAAGTGCCATCACTGtggattatattttttattctgcaGAAAAGGAAGGTGTTGCTGGGCAGCAAG
- the ANGEL2 gene encoding protein angel homolog 2 isoform X2 encodes MEAWRCVRRGYGRCVVGRGRYPMLPHHQKSLGRDWTTPWENLQRCCWNRHISSCMRWPGHYSRAPYPYFSSRHFSLNWRPPCLFESRTQFQSWNWRPDNLSQTSLIHLSSYIMNSEGDEPSSKRRKHQGTIKRHWEYMCNHNKEKTKILGEKNGDPVCDNSENKFDFSVMSYNILSQDLLEDNSHLYRHCRQPVLHWSFRFPNILKEIEHFDADVLCLQEVQEDHYGTEIRPSLESLGYHCEYKMRTGKKPDGCAICFKHSKFSLLSVNPVEFFRPNVPLLDRDNVGLVLLLQPKSPSAASPAICVANTHLLYNPRRGDIKLTQLAMLLAEISSVAHQKDGSFCPIVICGDFNSVPGSPLYSFIKEGKLNYEGLAIGKVSGQEQSSRGQRILSIPIWPPNLGISQNCVYEVQQVPKVEKTGSDLTQTQVDKAEVLVTDEKLSSNLQHHFSLSSVYSHYFPETGIPEVTTCHSRSAITVDYIFYSAEKEGVAGQQGAGVALVGGLKLLARLSLLTEQDLWTVNGLPNENNSSDHLPLLAKFRLDL; translated from the exons ATGGAAGCGTGGCGCTGTGTGAGGAGGGGCTACGGCCGCTGTGTAGTGGGGAGAGGCCG ataCCCCATGTTACCCCATCACCAGAAGAGTCTGGGCAGAGACTGGACCACACCGTGGGAGAATCTGCAGAGGTGTTGCTGGAACAGACATATTTCTAGTTGTATGAGGTGGCCTGGACATTATTCTCGTGCTCCTTACCCGTACTTCAGTAGTAGGCATTTTTCGCTAAATTGGAGACCACCTTGTTTGTTTGAGTCTAGAACTCAGTTTCAGTCCTGGAACTGGAGACCTGACAACCTGAGCCAGACGTCTTTGATTCATCTCTCTAGTTACATCATGAACTCTGAGGGAGATGAGCCTTCATCAAAACGGAGAAAACACCAAG GCACAATAAAACGGCATTGGGAATATATGTGTaatcataataaagaaaaaacgAAGAtcctaggagaaaaaaatggtgaTCCTGTGTGTGACAACAGTGAAAACAAGTTTGACTTTTCAGTGATGTCCTATAATATACTTTCACAAGATTTATTGGAAGACAATTCACACCTTTATAGACACTGCCGGCAGCCAGTATTACACTGGAGTTTTAGGTTTCCCAATATTCTGAAAGAAATTGAACACTTTGATGCAGAT GTACTTTGTTTGCAAGAAGTTCAAGAAGATCATTATGGAACAGAAATCAGGCCAAGTTTGGAATCATTGG gcTATCACTGTGAATACAAGATGCGGACAGGAAAGAAACCTGATGGCTGTGCCATTTGCTTCAAACATTCCAAATTTTCGCTCTTATCCGTGAACCCAGTGGAATTCTTCCGCCCTAATGTTCCTCTGTTggacagagacaatgttggattaGTGTTACTCTTGCAGCCCAAAAGTCCCAGTGCTGCTTCTCCCGCAATCTGTGTAGCTAACACACATCTGCTGTATAATCCGAGGCGAGGTGATATTAAGCTGACTCAGTTGGCAATGCTTCTGGCAGAGATTTCCAGTGTTGCCCATCAGAAAGATGGCAGCTTCTGCCCCATTGTTATATGTGGTGACTTTAATTCTGTTCCCGGTTCTCCACTCTATAGTtttataaaggaaggaaaattgaATTATGAAGGACTTGCCATAGGAAAG GTATCTGGCCAGGAACAGTCTTCACGGGGACAAAGAATTTTATCTATTCCAATTTGGCCCCCAAACCTAGGTATCTCACAGAACTGTGTGTATGAGGTACAACAGGTACCCAAAGTAGAAAAGACAG GCAGTGATCTGACACAGACACAGGTGGACAAAGCAGAGGTCCTAGTAACAGATGAAAA atTATCTTCAAATTTACAGCACCATTTTAGCTTGTCATCTGTTTATTCACATTACTTTCCTGAGACTGGAATTCCAGAAGTGACCACTTGTCATTCCCGAAGTGCCATCACTGtggattatattttttattctgcaGAAAAGGAAGGTGTTGCTGGGCAGCAAG
- the ANGEL2 gene encoding protein angel homolog 2 isoform X3, with translation MLPHHQKSLGRDWTTPWENLQRCCWNRHISSCMRWPGHYSRAPYPYFSSRHFSLNWRPPCLFESRTQFQSWNWRPDNLSQTSLIHLSSYIMNSEGDEPSSKRRKHQGTIKRHWEYMCNHNKEKTKILGEKNGDPVCDNSENKFDFSVMSYNILSQDLLEDNSHLYRHCRQPVLHWSFRFPNILKEIEHFDADVLCLQEVQEDHYGTEIRPSLESLGYHCEYKMRTGKKPDGCAICFKHSKFSLLSVNPVEFFRPNVPLLDRDNVGLVLLLQPKSPSAASPAICVANTHLLYNPRRGDIKLTQLAMLLAEISSVAHQKDGSFCPIVICGDFNSVPGSPLYSFIKEGKLNYEGLAIGKVSGQEQSSRGQRILSIPIWPPNLGISQNCVYEVQQVPKVEKTGSDLTQTQVDKAEVLVTDEKLSSNLQHHFSLSSVYSHYFPETGIPEVTTCHSRSAITVDYIFYSAEKEGVAGQQGAGVALVGGLKLLARLSLLTEQDLWTVNGLPNENNSSDHLPLLAKFRLDL, from the exons ATGTTACCCCATCACCAGAAGAGTCTGGGCAGAGACTGGACCACACCGTGGGAGAATCTGCAGAGGTGTTGCTGGAACAGACATATTTCTAGTTGTATGAGGTGGCCTGGACATTATTCTCGTGCTCCTTACCCGTACTTCAGTAGTAGGCATTTTTCGCTAAATTGGAGACCACCTTGTTTGTTTGAGTCTAGAACTCAGTTTCAGTCCTGGAACTGGAGACCTGACAACCTGAGCCAGACGTCTTTGATTCATCTCTCTAGTTACATCATGAACTCTGAGGGAGATGAGCCTTCATCAAAACGGAGAAAACACCAAG GCACAATAAAACGGCATTGGGAATATATGTGTaatcataataaagaaaaaacgAAGAtcctaggagaaaaaaatggtgaTCCTGTGTGTGACAACAGTGAAAACAAGTTTGACTTTTCAGTGATGTCCTATAATATACTTTCACAAGATTTATTGGAAGACAATTCACACCTTTATAGACACTGCCGGCAGCCAGTATTACACTGGAGTTTTAGGTTTCCCAATATTCTGAAAGAAATTGAACACTTTGATGCAGAT GTACTTTGTTTGCAAGAAGTTCAAGAAGATCATTATGGAACAGAAATCAGGCCAAGTTTGGAATCATTGG gcTATCACTGTGAATACAAGATGCGGACAGGAAAGAAACCTGATGGCTGTGCCATTTGCTTCAAACATTCCAAATTTTCGCTCTTATCCGTGAACCCAGTGGAATTCTTCCGCCCTAATGTTCCTCTGTTggacagagacaatgttggattaGTGTTACTCTTGCAGCCCAAAAGTCCCAGTGCTGCTTCTCCCGCAATCTGTGTAGCTAACACACATCTGCTGTATAATCCGAGGCGAGGTGATATTAAGCTGACTCAGTTGGCAATGCTTCTGGCAGAGATTTCCAGTGTTGCCCATCAGAAAGATGGCAGCTTCTGCCCCATTGTTATATGTGGTGACTTTAATTCTGTTCCCGGTTCTCCACTCTATAGTtttataaaggaaggaaaattgaATTATGAAGGACTTGCCATAGGAAAG GTATCTGGCCAGGAACAGTCTTCACGGGGACAAAGAATTTTATCTATTCCAATTTGGCCCCCAAACCTAGGTATCTCACAGAACTGTGTGTATGAGGTACAACAGGTACCCAAAGTAGAAAAGACAG GCAGTGATCTGACACAGACACAGGTGGACAAAGCAGAGGTCCTAGTAACAGATGAAAA atTATCTTCAAATTTACAGCACCATTTTAGCTTGTCATCTGTTTATTCACATTACTTTCCTGAGACTGGAATTCCAGAAGTGACCACTTGTCATTCCCGAAGTGCCATCACTGtggattatattttttattctgcaGAAAAGGAAGGTGTTGCTGGGCAGCAAG